TTCATTTCTGGTTTGGGTAGTGGAGCAGGAGTGTTACTTACCCGTGTACAAACCAGACGATGAGTTGCAGAGTGAGGAGAATCTACACAAGAAACATGGGTTCCTGTTGAATTTCCTGTTTGATTTGCGCGGGCTGGTTGGGTCATCATCACCATAGACAGCATAGACGCAAACAGTGCGGGGCTAGAAAGCAACGAAAGAGCTAATTTTCTGTTCATTTACTCAACAATGTTGGTGATTAACGAAAGCAGAATAGATAGTATTTTCACATTTGTATGGCTAATGTCAGTAAATTTTATATAAAGTTGTCTGATGTGATAACCCAAAGATTACTGAAAAAGCGGACATGGTGTTACTTATTGTTATCTCTGGTTACAAGTCCAATCTTTCATAAAGACTCATGAGAGTTCAGCGCAACTTTTAACAATTACACACGACCAAACATCAGTGAAAGGCTCAGCTATATGAAGCCAAGTTTAAGGCATCGACTAACATAATAGTTGCCAAGTTCCCAGAATGAGGGCTGGGGAGGGGGGAGATGGGGAACTCATCGGTCCCGTGGAGGGGATTAGGGGCAGTGGGGGGAGTGTGAAGAGTACTAAATAACCAATCACTAACAAACAACAACCAACAAACAACAAACAACTACCCCAACAATAATGCCAAATTCTCCTACAATTCGCTTGTTGGGTATAAAAGCATAATTTAAGCTATGGCTAATCAAAATTTGATCCCTGTAATTGTGAGCGGTGCTGCTGGTAAAATGGGGCGCGAGGTAGTCAAAGCAGTGGCACAAGCACCTGATATGAGCCTGATGGGTGCTATTGATACTAGTCCAGAACACCAAGGTAAAGATGCAGGCGAACTTGCTGGTTTAAGTGAACCTTTGGAAGTACCAATTACTAATCAATTGGAACCGATGCTGGGGTATGTAGCTGGTGAAAGGCAAATGCAACCAGGAGTGATGGTAGATTTTACTCATCCTGATGCTGTGTATGATAATGTCCGTAGTGCGATCGCCTACGGTATTCGTCCAGTTGTTGGTACTACAGGGTTAAGTCCCGAACAAATTCAAGATTTGGCAGATTTTGCAGATAAAGCCAGTACAGGTTGTCTACTAATTCCTAATTTTTCTATTGGCATGGTACTACTGCAACAAGCTGCCGTGACAGCATCTCAATATTTTGACCACGTAGAAATTATTGAACTGCATCATAACCAAAAAGCCGATGCTCCTAGTGGTACTGCGATTCAAACTGCCCAAATGTTAGCAGAGATGGGTAAAACTTTTAACCCAGCAATAGTAAAAGAAACCGAAAAATTACCAGGGGCGAGAGGTAGTGTTGCAGACGAAGGTATCAGAATTCATAGCATCCGTCTACCAGGACTCGTCGCTCATCAGGAAGTCATTTTTGGCGCACCTGGTCAAATTTATACCTTACGACATGATACAAGCGATCGCTCTGCCTATATGCCAGGAGTACTACTAGCAATTCGTAAAGTCTTGCAGTTAAAGTCGTTAGTATATGGATTAGAGAAAATACTCTAAGTTTTTCATCTCAAATCCAAAATCTATAATCCA
Above is a genomic segment from Fischerella sp. JS2 containing:
- the dapB gene encoding 4-hydroxy-tetrahydrodipicolinate reductase produces the protein MANQNLIPVIVSGAAGKMGREVVKAVAQAPDMSLMGAIDTSPEHQGKDAGELAGLSEPLEVPITNQLEPMLGYVAGERQMQPGVMVDFTHPDAVYDNVRSAIAYGIRPVVGTTGLSPEQIQDLADFADKASTGCLLIPNFSIGMVLLQQAAVTASQYFDHVEIIELHHNQKADAPSGTAIQTAQMLAEMGKTFNPAIVKETEKLPGARGSVADEGIRIHSIRLPGLVAHQEVIFGAPGQIYTLRHDTSDRSAYMPGVLLAIRKVLQLKSLVYGLEKIL